The Hyalangium gracile genome includes a window with the following:
- the menH gene encoding 2-succinyl-6-hydroxy-2,4-cyclohexadiene-1-carboxylate synthase: MGVTLAYSTWGEGSRPLVLLHGFTGNRSSFDHLRPLLGGAVKAIAVDLPGHGETPLPQRKGREGFIETVEAVVKLVQELGVPSVDVLGYSMGARIALAAALHTPVRFGRVILESGSPGLHRRMERAERRESDGRLATLLRSKGVEAFVEHWESQPLFDSLKRLPPERLSALRERRRQCTADGLVGALGRLGLGFQPDYWPELHRQRLPTLLLTGGLDDKFTHIARKMATELPVVWRHTFPNCGHAPHLEAPEDYAREVRSFLQTPWYEAPDFEVHL, encoded by the coding sequence ATGGGCGTGACCCTGGCATACAGCACCTGGGGAGAGGGCTCTCGGCCTCTCGTGCTCCTGCACGGCTTCACGGGCAACCGTTCCTCCTTCGATCACCTGCGCCCGTTGCTGGGCGGCGCGGTGAAGGCGATCGCGGTGGATCTGCCGGGCCATGGCGAGACGCCGCTGCCCCAGCGCAAGGGCCGCGAGGGCTTCATCGAGACGGTGGAGGCGGTCGTCAAGCTGGTGCAGGAGCTCGGTGTGCCCTCGGTGGATGTGCTGGGCTACTCGATGGGGGCGCGCATCGCGCTCGCGGCCGCGCTCCACACGCCGGTGCGCTTCGGCCGCGTCATCCTGGAGAGCGGCTCGCCGGGCCTGCACCGCCGCATGGAGCGCGCCGAGCGACGCGAGTCGGACGGCCGGCTGGCGACGCTGCTGCGCTCCAAGGGCGTCGAGGCCTTCGTGGAGCACTGGGAGTCCCAGCCCCTGTTCGACAGCCTCAAGCGGCTGCCTCCAGAGCGGCTCTCGGCCCTGAGAGAGCGCCGCAGGCAGTGCACGGCCGACGGGCTCGTGGGCGCGCTGGGGCGCCTGGGGCTCGGCTTCCAGCCAGACTACTGGCCGGAGCTGCACCGCCAGCGCCTGCCCACGCTGCTGCTCACCGGCGGGCTGGACGACAAGTTCACGCACATCGCGCGCAAGATGGCGACCGAGCTGCCCGTGGTCTGGCGGCACACCTTCCCGAACTGCGGGCACGCGCCGCACCTGGAGGCGCCGGAGGACTACGCGCGCGAGGTGCGCTCCTTCCTGCAGACCCCCTGGTACGAAGCGCCCGATTTCGAAGTCCACCTGTGA
- the menD gene encoding 2-succinyl-5-enolpyruvyl-6-hydroxy-3-cyclohexene-1-carboxylic-acid synthase → MSDANLNQLWARALLEELVRGGVRHAVVCPGSRSSPLAVACQRVEGLKTWSIIDERSAGFFALGVGKHSRAPAVLVATSGTAGAHFYPAVIEAAMSNVPLIVLTADRPLELQGWGAPQTIPQGRLFGDFSRLFADVGLPEASDVALLHLRATAARAVGAALRAPRGAVHLNVPFREPLAPLPESFGEERLSVLSKEGRAGAPLTAIAPSARQPAPHAIDEVRRRIADVERGLIVCGPRDEEDGFAEAITALSHATGYPVIAEAASQARYGGGAATLSMYDAILRHVPFAQTHKPDLVLRFGGGLTPKGPQQWLDATGAHIVLFSDDGSLFDPAHRASQVIEGSAVAACEALSRGVSRGMGRWAQIFLHAERQARNALEAAFAEQPELTEPRIAREVVAALPSGANLFVSSSMPIRDVDAFAPGSAMPLRVLANRGANGIDGIVSSALGVAASSGRPTVLLTGDLAFLHDVGGLLTARRHELSLTVVVVNNDGGGIFSFLPIAQATEHFEPLFGTPHGLDLSHAASLYGAEFHRPDSPPALRASVKVGLEGGLHLIEVRTDRARNVEQHRQLFARIATALGEDPWA, encoded by the coding sequence ATGTCCGACGCGAACCTTAACCAGCTCTGGGCTCGGGCCCTGCTGGAGGAACTGGTGCGCGGCGGCGTACGTCACGCCGTGGTGTGTCCGGGCTCGCGCTCCTCGCCGCTGGCGGTGGCGTGCCAGCGGGTGGAAGGGCTGAAGACCTGGTCCATCATCGACGAGCGCAGCGCCGGCTTCTTCGCGCTGGGCGTGGGCAAGCACTCGCGCGCGCCGGCGGTGCTGGTGGCCACCAGCGGCACGGCCGGAGCGCACTTCTATCCGGCGGTGATCGAGGCGGCGATGTCCAACGTGCCGCTCATCGTCCTCACCGCGGACCGGCCGCTGGAGCTGCAGGGGTGGGGCGCGCCGCAGACGATTCCCCAGGGGCGCCTGTTCGGTGACTTCTCCCGCCTCTTCGCGGACGTGGGCCTGCCCGAGGCGAGCGACGTGGCCCTGCTGCACCTGCGCGCCACCGCGGCTCGGGCCGTGGGGGCGGCGCTTCGGGCGCCTCGCGGGGCCGTGCACCTGAATGTCCCCTTCCGGGAGCCGCTGGCTCCGCTGCCGGAGTCCTTCGGCGAGGAGCGCCTGTCCGTGCTCTCGAAGGAGGGGCGTGCCGGGGCGCCGCTGACCGCCATCGCTCCGTCCGCTCGCCAGCCGGCGCCGCATGCCATCGATGAGGTGCGCCGCCGCATCGCCGACGTGGAGCGGGGGCTCATCGTCTGTGGCCCTCGCGACGAGGAGGACGGCTTCGCCGAGGCCATCACCGCGCTCTCGCATGCCACGGGGTATCCGGTCATCGCCGAGGCGGCCTCGCAGGCCCGCTATGGAGGAGGCGCCGCGACGCTCTCCATGTATGACGCGATCCTCCGGCACGTCCCCTTCGCCCAGACGCACAAGCCGGACCTGGTGCTGCGCTTCGGTGGCGGGCTGACGCCCAAGGGGCCGCAGCAGTGGCTCGATGCCACCGGAGCGCACATCGTCCTCTTCAGCGACGACGGCTCGCTCTTCGATCCGGCCCACCGGGCCTCGCAGGTCATCGAGGGCTCGGCCGTGGCCGCGTGCGAGGCGCTCTCGCGCGGGGTGTCTCGCGGCATGGGGCGCTGGGCCCAGATCTTCCTCCACGCCGAGCGGCAGGCCCGCAACGCCCTCGAGGCCGCGTTCGCCGAGCAGCCGGAGCTGACCGAGCCGCGCATCGCCCGCGAGGTGGTGGCCGCGCTCCCTTCAGGCGCGAATCTCTTCGTCTCCAGCAGCATGCCCATCCGGGACGTGGACGCCTTCGCGCCGGGGAGCGCCATGCCGCTGCGCGTCCTGGCCAACCGCGGGGCCAACGGCATCGACGGCATCGTGTCCAGCGCGCTCGGGGTGGCGGCGTCCTCGGGGCGGCCGACGGTGCTGCTCACGGGCGATCTGGCCTTCCTGCACGACGTGGGCGGCCTGCTCACCGCGCGCCGCCATGAGCTCTCGCTCACCGTGGTGGTGGTGAACAACGACGGGGGCGGCATCTTCTCCTTCCTGCCCATCGCCCAGGCCACGGAGCACTTCGAGCCCCTCTTCGGCACCCCGCACGGCCTGGACCTCTCGCACGCCGCGTCACTCTATGGTGCGGAATTCCACCGTCCCGACTCGCCGCCGGCACTTCGCGCCTCGGTCAAGGTAGGCTTGGAGGGCGGGCTGCACCTCATCGAGGTTCGGACTGACCGGGCCCGCAACGTGGAACAGCATCGGCAGCTCTTCGCGCGGATCGCGACCGCGCTGGGAGAAGATCCATGGGCGTGA
- a CDS encoding isochorismate synthase codes for MTTLNPAKGQRWVARMMLLASADPLAGANLLGVPSLYWERPLAQEAIAGWGEAAVMEAHSAAEAAEVLGTLASQVELRWLGEAPEWLPGPWFGGMRFASTAPSDADWQAHGFGRWTLPELLAWRVDKGVVVAAFAPEEAGGEDLVRSRLERVGANFPSEYRHPRGGAVSLKLSSSRRDFETRVDRALEAISAGRLQKVVMARAVEAEGPRPFELVDVLARLREQNPRCVTFLFRAPGGVAFLGATPETLCRVQGRVLETEALAGSAAPGQAEGLGGSDKDRREHDSVVRFILSALRPIAERTTADAEPALLTLKNVVHLRTGIRAELHEGVSPAQVVAALHPTPAVGGVPRDHSLGFLHEHEALDRGWYAGPVGWIGPSGAHFAVALRSALVRGAHARLFVGAGIVQGSSAAAEWRETEMKSLAMLRALGGGDVRREP; via the coding sequence ATGACGACGCTCAATCCCGCTAAGGGGCAGCGCTGGGTGGCCAGGATGATGTTGCTGGCCTCGGCGGATCCGCTTGCGGGAGCGAACCTCCTGGGTGTGCCGTCCCTGTACTGGGAGCGGCCGCTGGCGCAGGAGGCCATCGCGGGCTGGGGCGAGGCCGCGGTGATGGAGGCCCACAGCGCCGCCGAGGCGGCGGAGGTGCTCGGCACGCTCGCCTCGCAGGTGGAGCTGCGCTGGCTGGGCGAGGCCCCCGAATGGCTGCCCGGGCCGTGGTTCGGAGGCATGCGCTTCGCCTCGACGGCTCCTTCGGATGCGGACTGGCAGGCGCACGGCTTTGGCCGCTGGACGCTGCCGGAGCTGCTGGCCTGGCGTGTCGACAAGGGTGTGGTGGTGGCCGCCTTCGCTCCGGAGGAGGCGGGGGGCGAGGATCTGGTGCGCTCCCGGCTGGAGCGGGTGGGCGCGAACTTCCCGAGCGAGTACCGCCATCCGCGGGGGGGGGCCGTCTCGCTCAAGCTCTCCTCGTCTCGCCGGGACTTCGAGACGCGAGTGGATCGGGCGCTGGAGGCCATCTCCGCCGGGCGGCTGCAGAAGGTGGTGATGGCGCGGGCCGTGGAGGCCGAGGGGCCTCGCCCGTTCGAGCTGGTGGATGTGCTGGCCCGCCTGCGCGAGCAGAACCCGCGCTGCGTCACCTTCCTCTTTAGAGCGCCGGGAGGCGTGGCCTTCCTGGGCGCCACGCCGGAGACGCTCTGCCGCGTCCAGGGGCGGGTGCTGGAGACGGAGGCGCTGGCGGGCTCCGCGGCACCCGGGCAGGCCGAGGGGCTGGGCGGGAGCGACAAGGATCGCCGCGAGCACGACTCGGTGGTGCGCTTCATCCTCTCGGCGCTGCGGCCCATCGCCGAGCGAACGACGGCGGATGCCGAGCCCGCGCTGCTGACGCTGAAGAATGTCGTTCACCTGCGCACGGGCATCCGCGCGGAGCTGCACGAGGGCGTGAGCCCGGCACAGGTGGTGGCGGCGCTGCACCCCACGCCCGCGGTGGGCGGTGTCCCGAGGGACCACTCCCTGGGCTTCCTGCACGAGCACGAGGCGCTGGATCGGGGCTGGTACGCGGGGCCGGTGGGATGGATCGGGCCGTCCGGAGCGCACTTCGCGGTGGCGCTGCGCTCGGCGCTGGTGCGAGGCGCGCATGCGCGGCTCTTCGTGGGCGCGGGAATCGTCCAGGGCTCCAGCGCGGCGGCCGAGTGGCGTGAGACGGAGATGAAGAGCTTGGCGATGCTCCGGGCTCTCGGAGGCGGAGATGTCCGACGCGAACCTTAA
- the aroF gene encoding 3-deoxy-7-phosphoheptulonate synthase: MGGRRTEEAAHGNAPPKPGPSRVQRDARPEGTCIQVGRVEVGGPGFVVMAGPCAVEDAEQTERTAAAVAAAGAHVLRGGVFKPRTSPYSFQGLGEPGLHLLAEAGRRHGLPLISEVMDASQLPLMAEYADILQVGARNMQNFTLLRALGKVRRPVLLKRGLAATIEEWLMAAEYVLDGGNEQVMLCERGIRTFEPAMRNTLDLAAVAYVKERTHLPVIVDPSHATGDPKLVVPMSLAAAAAGADGLLVEVHPWPERALCDGAQALTPERFQELMRRLPAVLQAVDRHLWRPESPAQLVGVR, translated from the coding sequence GTGGGCGGAAGGCGGACCGAGGAGGCTGCGCACGGGAATGCGCCCCCCAAGCCAGGGCCGAGCCGCGTCCAGCGAGACGCGCGTCCCGAGGGGACCTGTATCCAGGTGGGCCGGGTGGAAGTTGGAGGGCCAGGCTTCGTGGTGATGGCCGGACCGTGCGCCGTGGAGGACGCGGAGCAGACGGAGCGGACAGCGGCGGCGGTGGCGGCGGCCGGAGCCCATGTCCTGCGAGGGGGCGTCTTCAAGCCCCGCACGAGCCCCTACTCCTTCCAGGGACTGGGTGAGCCGGGGCTGCATCTGCTGGCCGAAGCGGGCCGGCGCCACGGGCTGCCGCTCATCAGCGAGGTGATGGATGCCTCGCAGTTGCCGCTCATGGCGGAGTACGCGGACATCCTCCAGGTGGGCGCGCGCAACATGCAGAACTTCACCCTGCTGCGCGCGCTGGGGAAGGTGCGCAGGCCGGTGCTGCTCAAGCGAGGGCTGGCCGCCACCATCGAGGAGTGGCTGATGGCCGCCGAGTACGTGCTGGACGGTGGCAACGAACAGGTGATGCTCTGCGAGCGCGGCATCCGCACCTTCGAGCCGGCCATGCGCAACACGCTGGATCTGGCGGCGGTGGCCTATGTGAAGGAGCGCACGCACCTGCCGGTCATCGTGGACCCCTCGCACGCGACGGGAGACCCGAAGCTGGTGGTGCCCATGTCCCTGGCGGCGGCGGCGGCGGGCGCGGACGGGCTGCTGGTGGAGGTCCACCCGTGGCCGGAGCGCGCGCTGTGTGATGGGGCGCAGGCGCTCACGCCCGAGCGCTTCCAGGAGTTGATGCGGCGGCTCCCCGCGGTGCTGCAGGCGGTGGATCGTCATCTCTGGCGGCCGGAGAGCCCGGCTCAGTTGGTGGGGGTAAGATGA
- the ubiE gene encoding bifunctional demethylmenaquinone methyltransferase/2-methoxy-6-polyprenyl-1,4-benzoquinol methylase UbiE, whose protein sequence is MSTEVRQMFSSIAPRYDVTNEVLSLGVHRVWRRAAVRYSGAKEGDRVLDCATGTGDLALVFKRKVGVSGTVVGTDFCPEMLQAAPAKASQAGLAVDFQVADAMALPFADASFDVASIAFGIRNVDDPVKCLKEMGRVVKPGGRVVVLEFGQPSGLFGALFRFYSRTIMPAIGGLLTGNRAAYEYLPRTAAAFPSGERFLALMDQAGVYRERVAHPLTFGTSYVYVGTVR, encoded by the coding sequence ATGAGCACGGAAGTCCGGCAGATGTTCTCCTCGATCGCGCCGCGCTACGACGTGACGAACGAGGTGCTGTCCCTCGGCGTCCATCGGGTGTGGCGCCGCGCCGCCGTGCGCTACAGCGGCGCCAAGGAGGGCGACCGCGTCCTCGACTGCGCCACCGGCACGGGGGATCTCGCGCTGGTGTTCAAGCGGAAGGTCGGCGTGTCCGGCACCGTCGTCGGCACGGACTTCTGCCCGGAGATGCTGCAGGCCGCGCCCGCGAAGGCCTCACAGGCGGGGCTCGCGGTGGACTTCCAGGTGGCAGATGCGATGGCGCTCCCCTTCGCCGATGCCTCCTTCGACGTGGCCTCGATCGCCTTCGGCATCCGCAACGTGGATGACCCGGTGAAGTGCCTGAAGGAGATGGGGCGGGTGGTGAAGCCGGGCGGGCGCGTGGTGGTGCTCGAGTTCGGCCAGCCCTCGGGGCTCTTCGGCGCCCTCTTCCGCTTCTACAGCAGGACGATCATGCCGGCCATCGGCGGCCTGCTCACCGGAAACCGCGCGGCCTACGAGTACCTGCCTCGCACCGCGGCGGCCTTTCCCTCGGGGGAGCGATTCCTTGCGCTCATGGATCAGGCCGGGGTGTATCGCGAACGTGTAGCCCATCCGCTGACGTTTGGGACATCCTACGTCTATGTCGGAACTGTCCGCTGA
- a CDS encoding shikimate kinase, translating into MSELSADARRHLLEQLIDSLDPRLQPQLREALAAPTPGALPAPGQTVVIAGHRAAGKTRVLPLVGRLLGRTGLDLDRELESATGRSLRTWVAEDPQAFRAAERQALLAVPPGSLVAVGGGFLSHHPEALAGMFTLVVPVSFETYRERLLADTSRPRLRPGVTLEEEIAHVFHEREALHSRVPTVPLVDFLRALWREVTP; encoded by the coding sequence ATGTCGGAACTGTCCGCTGACGCACGGCGCCACCTCCTCGAACAGCTCATCGACAGTCTGGATCCGCGCCTCCAGCCGCAGCTGAGGGAGGCGCTCGCCGCGCCGACTCCCGGTGCCCTGCCGGCTCCAGGGCAGACGGTGGTGATCGCCGGCCACCGCGCCGCCGGCAAGACACGGGTGCTGCCCCTGGTCGGGCGGCTGCTCGGCCGGACCGGGCTGGACCTGGACCGGGAGCTGGAGTCGGCCACCGGCCGCTCGCTGCGCACCTGGGTCGCCGAGGATCCCCAGGCATTCCGAGCCGCCGAGCGCCAGGCGCTCCTGGCCGTCCCTCCGGGGAGCCTGGTGGCCGTGGGAGGCGGGTTCCTCTCGCACCACCCGGAGGCGCTGGCGGGAATGTTCACCCTGGTCGTCCCGGTCTCCTTCGAGACCTACCGGGAGCGCCTGCTGGCGGATACGTCCCGGCCCCGGCTCCGGCCCGGCGTTACCTTGGAGGAGGAGATCGCCCACGTGTTCCACGAGCGCGAAGCCCTGCACTCCCGCGTCCCGACCGTGCCCCTGGTGGACTTCCTCCGGGCCCTCTGGCGAGAGGTGACGCCATGA
- a CDS encoding shikimate dehydrogenase has product MNSARRVVTLPPTLQGAEAVRFAEEVRRRGANILEVRTDLHAPEAVDVAALARVLPLLVSERGRPLPSVWVETSTYVDRDVTVSVDAPATKLVASHHAERPLSTEEALKLWAQDLPATAWVKHVEPLGEPSQAERLFETQARLIERFGAGRVTVLGMGPTALPFRAVLARKNALDYVAAGGSWSAAPGQRLLDDAFREARAPGGATGLRRGILGTSIPHSRSPRIHRQPFDRIDLPEDSPLEALVEALRPHYAGFAVTSPFKKRLAEHTKSPLEAINTLVRRGNRWESFNTDVEGARAVLKRLGTPREAFVLGDGGSTAALRAVSDELGCKLRVLKRAEIDKPLSGVGVWTWPDRIPPPEGLRFDGARVAIIAYGAPGRHIAKEISRRGGTPVMLGAAWFIAQARRQRELWETAT; this is encoded by the coding sequence ATGAATTCCGCCCGACGCGTCGTCACGCTGCCTCCCACGCTCCAGGGCGCGGAGGCCGTGCGCTTCGCCGAAGAGGTGCGCCGCCGGGGAGCGAACATCCTGGAGGTGCGGACGGATCTGCACGCGCCCGAGGCCGTGGACGTCGCCGCGCTGGCCCGCGTGCTGCCGCTGCTCGTGTCCGAGCGAGGCCGTCCCCTCCCCTCCGTCTGGGTGGAGACCTCCACCTATGTGGACCGGGACGTGACGGTCTCCGTGGACGCGCCGGCCACGAAGCTGGTGGCCTCGCACCACGCCGAGCGCCCGCTCTCCACCGAGGAGGCCCTGAAGCTCTGGGCGCAGGACCTGCCCGCCACGGCCTGGGTGAAGCACGTCGAGCCGCTCGGGGAGCCCTCGCAAGCAGAGCGGCTCTTCGAGACCCAGGCGCGCCTCATCGAGCGCTTCGGCGCGGGGCGCGTGACGGTGCTCGGCATGGGCCCTACGGCGCTCCCCTTCCGGGCCGTGCTGGCTCGCAAGAACGCCCTGGACTACGTGGCGGCAGGAGGAAGCTGGAGCGCGGCCCCCGGCCAGCGGCTCCTGGATGATGCGTTCCGCGAGGCGCGTGCCCCCGGAGGAGCCACGGGCCTGCGCCGGGGCATCCTCGGGACGTCGATCCCCCACTCGCGCTCACCGCGCATCCACCGTCAGCCCTTCGACCGCATCGATCTGCCCGAGGACTCGCCCCTCGAGGCGCTCGTCGAGGCGCTGCGCCCCCACTACGCGGGCTTCGCCGTCACCAGCCCCTTCAAGAAGCGCCTGGCCGAGCACACGAAGTCGCCGCTGGAGGCCATCAACACGCTGGTCCGCCGAGGCAACCGCTGGGAGTCCTTCAACACCGACGTCGAGGGCGCGCGCGCCGTCCTCAAGCGGCTCGGGACGCCCCGTGAGGCCTTCGTGCTGGGGGATGGTGGCTCGACCGCCGCGCTCCGTGCTGTCTCGGACGAGCTGGGCTGCAAGCTGCGCGTCCTCAAGCGGGCGGAGATCGACAAGCCGCTCTCGGGAGTCGGCGTGTGGACCTGGCCGGACCGGATCCCCCCGCCCGAGGGGCTGCGCTTCGATGGGGCCCGCGTGGCCATCATTGCCTACGGCGCCCCAGGGCGACACATCGCCAAGGAGATCTCGCGCCGAGGGGGCACTCCGGTCATGCTGGGCGCGGCGTGGTTCATCGCGCAGGCCCGTCGACAGCGCGAACTCTGGGAGACAGCGACATGA
- the aroC gene encoding chorismate synthase encodes MNTLGVLFRLTTFGESHGPALGSIIDGCPAGVPLTREQIQAALDRRRPGQSAITTARAEPDQVEILSGVFENKTLGTPIAAIVRNTNQRSGDYDKLKTEDRPGHADAVWRERYKHRDHRGGGRTSGRETLCRVIGGAIAEAYLARDLPRVRTVGWVSQVGNLVAAVPESGLTRAQVDEHATRCPDPVVREEMSRRILAAKEAGDSLGGSIDIRVEGLPVGLGEPIFGKLKALIAQALGSVGAVTGVVWGPPDLLARIEQPGTVFHSKKETYGGIQGGLANGEPMQVRAFFKPPATLADHAKGGRHDPCIMPRAVPVLEAMVSLVIADLVLQMNAFPHTA; translated from the coding sequence ATGAACACTCTGGGAGTCCTCTTCCGTCTCACCACCTTCGGCGAGAGCCACGGGCCCGCGCTGGGCTCGATCATCGATGGTTGCCCCGCCGGAGTCCCGCTGACGCGCGAGCAGATCCAGGCCGCGCTGGACCGCCGCCGTCCGGGCCAGTCCGCCATCACCACCGCCCGCGCCGAGCCGGACCAGGTGGAGATCCTCTCGGGCGTCTTCGAGAACAAGACGCTGGGCACGCCCATCGCGGCCATCGTCCGCAACACGAACCAGCGCTCGGGCGACTACGACAAGCTGAAGACGGAGGACCGGCCCGGCCACGCGGACGCGGTGTGGCGCGAGCGCTACAAGCACCGCGACCACCGCGGCGGCGGGCGCACGAGCGGCCGTGAAACCCTCTGCCGCGTCATCGGAGGAGCCATCGCCGAGGCGTACCTGGCGCGGGATCTGCCCCGGGTCCGCACGGTGGGCTGGGTCTCCCAGGTGGGAAACCTCGTGGCGGCGGTGCCCGAGTCCGGCCTCACGCGAGCCCAGGTGGACGAGCACGCCACGCGCTGCCCGGACCCGGTGGTGCGTGAGGAGATGTCCCGGCGCATCCTCGCGGCGAAGGAGGCCGGCGACAGCCTGGGAGGCTCCATCGACATCCGCGTCGAGGGCCTGCCGGTCGGCCTCGGAGAGCCCATCTTCGGCAAGCTCAAGGCGCTCATCGCCCAGGCACTGGGCAGCGTGGGCGCGGTGACGGGCGTCGTCTGGGGCCCGCCGGACCTGCTCGCCCGGATCGAGCAGCCCGGGACCGTCTTCCACTCCAAGAAGGAGACGTACGGAGGCATCCAGGGCGGCCTGGCCAACGGCGAGCCCATGCAGGTGCGCGCATTCTTCAAGCCTCCCGCCACGCTCGCGGACCACGCGAAGGGCGGGCGTCATGATCCGTGCATCATGCCCCGCGCCGTCCCCGTGCTCGAGGCGATGGTGTCCCTGGTGATCGCCGATCTCGTCCTGCAGATGAACGCCTTCCCCCACACAGCATGA
- a CDS encoding 3-dehydroquinate synthase — MSFLPPGAYKPATDHWGSFPKLSQRLPEGSVAVVDKTVARHHPGLIPALEARNPRAIVQITGGERAKNFASLEKVLSGGLTLPRSGTLLAVGGGTIGDVVTVAAHLLKRGVRLVQVPTTLLAAVDSSLGGKGAVDLILRGRVVKNPAGVFHYADESWICPELFTSLSEAQHREGAIEAWKMVVCLDGPLFRRYMRKPPALDKLVKDARRLKESVCAQDPYEQTGLRRVLNFGHSFGHVLESLSRFKLSHGDAVGLGMLCALDVGRAMGVTPEKVATQVEEALRQGPGVLGRDRIAALLRRAPVQDVVELLAADKKAGRSGELRMVLLTAIGAFEILDVAEATWRNLWPAWKQGTRP; from the coding sequence ATGAGCTTCCTTCCACCCGGCGCGTACAAGCCCGCAACCGATCACTGGGGCTCCTTCCCGAAGCTGTCGCAGCGGCTGCCCGAGGGCAGCGTCGCCGTCGTGGACAAGACGGTGGCCCGACACCACCCCGGCCTCATCCCGGCGCTCGAGGCGCGCAACCCTCGCGCCATCGTCCAGATCACCGGAGGCGAGCGGGCCAAGAACTTCGCCTCCCTGGAGAAGGTGCTCTCCGGAGGGCTCACCCTGCCCCGCTCCGGGACGCTGCTGGCCGTGGGCGGTGGCACCATCGGCGACGTCGTCACCGTGGCCGCGCACCTGCTCAAGCGCGGGGTGCGGCTGGTGCAGGTGCCCACCACCCTGCTGGCGGCGGTGGACAGCAGCCTGGGCGGCAAGGGCGCGGTGGACCTCATCCTGCGCGGGCGCGTGGTGAAGAACCCCGCGGGCGTCTTCCACTACGCGGACGAGTCGTGGATCTGCCCGGAGCTGTTCACCTCGCTCTCCGAGGCCCAGCACCGCGAGGGCGCCATCGAGGCCTGGAAGATGGTGGTCTGCCTCGACGGTCCCCTCTTCCGCCGCTACATGCGCAAGCCGCCCGCGCTGGACAAGCTCGTGAAGGACGCGCGGCGCCTCAAGGAGAGCGTCTGCGCGCAGGACCCCTATGAGCAGACCGGCCTGCGCCGCGTGCTCAACTTCGGCCACAGCTTCGGCCACGTGCTGGAGAGCCTGTCCCGCTTCAAGCTGTCCCACGGGGACGCGGTGGGCCTGGGCATGCTCTGCGCGCTGGATGTCGGCCGGGCCATGGGCGTGACGCCCGAGAAGGTGGCCACCCAGGTCGAGGAGGCCCTGCGCCAGGGCCCCGGCGTGCTCGGTCGAGACCGGATCGCCGCCCTGCTCCGCCGCGCGCCCGTCCAGGACGTGGTGGAGCTGCTCGCCGCCGACAAGAAGGCCGGCAGGTCGGGCGAGCTGCGCATGGTGCTCCTCACCGCCATCGGCGCCTTCGAGATCCTGGACGTCGCCGAGGCCACCTGGCGCAACCTCTGGCCCGCCTGGAAGCAGGGAACCCGCCCATGA